In Porites lutea chromosome 9, jaPorLute2.1, whole genome shotgun sequence, a single window of DNA contains:
- the LOC140948581 gene encoding uncharacterized protein, whose product MEDIRVSENVSRYGEEESNQTGVGKRSRKVKFSRPLEYWKEYDKETGNISELKDSRVKENLALQSKKRTDTSRQNNDPKGRTKSQSIAKVVEAFQKRQNEKLNVLKQSEEEEKDCTSGCKQNVKLSVFTPGSLHIKKPDKNRKLHSLENCPKLTTNGALLCNFQKESSRIQNYCTYSFSTSLRMLTGFKERPFLPIVCSSRKLYDDRLLPNTPAENCMRRNYETAGKGLPHVVKKLTTPYIVQLFE is encoded by the coding sequence ATGGAAGACATTCGAGTTTCAGAGAATGTAAGCCGATATGGGGAGGAAGAAAGCAACCAAACAGGTGTTGGTAAACGGAGCAGAAAAGTTAAGTTTTCACGGCCGCTGGAATATTGGAAAGAATATGATAAAGAAACTGGGAATATAAGTGAACTGAAAGACTCGAGGGTAAAAGAAAACTTGGCACTTCAGAGTAAGAAACGAACCGACACAAGTAGACAAAACAATGATCCCAAAGGAAGGACAAAATCACAAAGCATAGCAAAAGTCGTTGAAGCCTTTCAAAAACGACAGAATGAAAAGTTGAATGTGTTGAAACAGTCGGAAGAGGAAGAAAAGGATTGTACAAGCGGATGCAAACAAAACGTGAAACTCTCTGTGTTTACGCCAGGTTCTTTACACATCAAAAAGCcagacaaaaacagaaaactacATTCTCTTGAAAACTGTCCTAAATTAACAACGAACGGAGCACTTTTGTGTAATTTTCAGAAAGAATCCTCGCGAATCCAAAATTACTGTACttattcattttcaacttcCCTACGCATGTTAACCGGCTTCAAAGAGCGTCCTTTTTTGCCGATTGTTTGCTCAAGTCGCAAGTTATACGATGACCGTTTGCTTCCAAACACACCGGCGGAAAACTGTATGAGAAGAAATTATGAGACTGCTGGAAAAGGCTTGCCGCACGTAGTGAAAAAGTTAACCACACCATACATTGTACAATTATTTGAATAA
- the LOC140949261 gene encoding uncharacterized protein: MSCRELALVGAAVCSSLALGYLVGKFHGSRRYADDYIQRPGREFKKTDGLKTFLDYVAKYSSPEHYLVTELRKVISEKLKEFSPKATEADQTSFITQLAKAIGAKKVLEVGTFAGTTALSIALVLPDDGEIATIDFKDDWVATGHPIWEKAGVSHKIRSIVKNAAQALDELIANGEQETFDMVYIDADKWNYPIYYDKCMELVRKGGLILLDDTLWEGFVCDPKISRDGRTWEVEPLNYQRDSIELYQYHLRSIYERVAVHIHALNKKIANDPRVTVNILPIGSGLTIATKL; the protein is encoded by the exons ATGAGCTGTCGGGAGCTGGCCCTTGTTGGTGCTGCTGTGTGCTCATCGCTTGCTCTTGGGTATTTGGTGGGTAAATTTCACGGATCGCGAAGGTATGCCGATGATTATATTCAAAGACCGGGCCGAGAATTCAAGAAGACTGACGGGTTAAAAACGTTCCTAGATTACGTTGCTAAATATTCATCGCCAGAGCACTACTTAGTTACCGAACTGAGAAAG GTGATTAGCGAGAAACTTAAGGAATTTTCCCCAAAGGCTACAGAAGCAGACCAAACTAGCTTTATAACTCAACTGGCAAAAGCAATTGGGGCAAAAAAGGTACTTGAAGTAG GAACATTCGCGGGCACAACAGCGCTTAGCATCGCTCTTGTTTTACCAGATGATGGAGAGATTGCGACAATAGACTTCAAAGATGACTGGGTTGCCACAGGCCACCCAATCTGGGAAAAG gCTGGTGTAAGTCATAAGATAAGATCTATAGTGAAAAATGCGGCCCAAGCACTTG ATGAACTGATCGCCAACGGCGAGCAAGAAACTTTCGACATGGTATACATTGACGCAGATAAGTGGAACTATCCAATTTATTACGACAAATGCATGGAGCTTGTGCGCAAAGGAGGGCTGATTCTACTAGATGAC ACGTTGTGGGAAGGATTCGTTTGCGACCCGAAGATCAGCAGAGATGGCAGGACATGGGAAGTGGAGCCACTTAACTATCAGCGAGACTCTATTGAGTTGTACCAATATCATCTCAGGTCAATATATGAGAGAGTGGCTGTCCATATTCATGCTTTGAACAAAAAGATCGCTAACGATCCACGAGTTACTGTAAACATCCTACCCATCGGTTCAGGCCTTACAATTGCAACAAAACTGTAA
- the LOC140948628 gene encoding 4-galactosyl-N-acetylglucosaminide 3-alpha-L-fucosyltransferase FUT6-like yields MATTFWAKCFFLLTIGNSILLFVAINLYDIGGLKLIRRMKNCSQPPTNDHFMMEDRINMNARKPVTLEAGTRIVVLVYTVFFGRRKWIGGRDRCGFETKFSFTAKKCLSGDFELTYDKHRFQESDLVVFHARNMPGVGHLRKLLKRRPTSQRWVYASWESPDATPNPAPFNGLFNLTWTYRSDSDFLSPYGSYEELSDEERIDKMKYIPDYSQGKTELVAWMVSHCSAQPRMTFVQELNEHIKVDVFGKCSKHFGEKKRCPTPPTDCLKKFKFYLSFENALCEDYITEKYWGRLGEDINVVPVVMGGANYAKLVIPGSYINVMDFKTVKQLADYLHYLDKNNTAYNEYFKWRVKYKVFRNNLDLTLCQICKWYVSKSPLEPKVYDDLVTHWVGKGRCHEKNHLITNMWKK; encoded by the exons ATGGCAACGACGTTTTGGgcaaaatgttttttccttttaaccaTTGGAAACTCCATTCTTCTTTTTGTAGCAATAAATTTGTATGATATTGGAGGACTTAAGCTCATAAGgaggatgaaaaactgctcacaACCACCGACAAATGACCACTTTATGATGGAAGACAGAATCAACATGAATGCAAGGAAACCAGTAACTCTGGAAGCGGGTACAAGGATAGTTGTGCTTGTTTATACTGTGTTTTTCGGGCGACGAAAATGGATAGGTGGTCGTGATCGTTGTGGATTTGAAACCAAGTTTTCATTTACCGCAAAGAAATGTCTCTCGggtgatttcgaactgacctacGACAAACATCGATTTCAGGAAAGCGACTTAGTCGTGTTCCACGCTAGAAACATGCCTGGTGTAGGTCATCTGAGAAAGCTTCTGAAAAGGAGGCCCACTTCACAACGTTGGGTTTACGCTTCGTGGGAAAGTCCAGATGCTACACCGAATCCTGCTCCATTCAACGGGCTATTTAACTTAACGTGGACTTACCGAAGCGACTCAGATTTCTTGTCGCCATATGGAAGTTACGAGGAATTGAGCGACGAAGAAAGAATagataaaatgaaatatatacCGGACTACTCCCAAGGAAAAACTGAACTTGTGGCCTGGATGGTTAGCCATTGTAGCGCTCAACCTCGAATGACTTTTGTCCAAGAGCTGAATGAACACATCAAAGTTGATGTATTTGGAAAATGTTCTAAACATTttggagaaaagaaaagatgtcCAACTCCACCAACCGATTGCCTGAAaaagtttaagttttatttgtccTTCGAGAACGCCTTATGCGAGGACTACATCACTGAAAAGTATTGGGGAAGGCTTG GTGAAGACATAAATGTAGTTCCAGTTGTGATGGGAGGGGCTAATTACGCCAAGCTGGTTATTCCTGGGTCTTATATCAATGTTATGGACTTCAAAACTGTTAAACAACTGGCAGACTACCTTCATTACCTGGATAAAAATAACACGGCTTATAATGAATATTTTAAATGGAGAGTAAAATACAAGGTGTTTCGTAACAACCTTGACTTAACACTGTGTCAAATATGTAAATGGTATGTTTCAAAATCTCCGCTCGAACCCAAAGTTTATGATGACCTGGTAACACATTGGGTAGGAAAGGGACGATGTCATGAGAAAAATCATCTTATCACAAATATGTGGAAAAAATAA
- the LOC140948010 gene encoding uncharacterized protein: MIHFASYIDRQKAGPGSSEKSQKVHSANWKEEIQLKKELDCLDKQEQQRVSTISSDQRLVVHRFQRKLSASVDIAKNHDKVKESLDGNHRRAKELRERQGRNPDDNEARMSLRQLRCLSASPKPPLPKFRRAKSCEPPQESRGVFYSDSYTANAWLDMPPRPMTALEKRNRMWERQLKTVTQRLNRARSAPARTSYYKVPEFSSLQSNVRGDVRDKQINQKQRRRAPTNVEIDLEYFRRVREKELHFQRQAVNTFLKSIEPLELIPWTPGYESADNNNEGENKIVLSTLATSKQDLNGNESRQRTRSVSSAQNTGDLARLGRQESLISGSANVINKKIPVNAWT, translated from the coding sequence ATGATCCACTTCGCAAGTTATATCGATAGACAGAAAGCTGGACCAGGAAGTTCTGAAAAATCTCAGAAAGTTCACTCTGCCAACTGGAAGGAAGAGATTCAGCTTAAGAAAGAGCTGGACTGTTTGgataaacaagaacaacaaaggGTTTCGACGATCTCATCCGATCAACGACTTGTTGTTCACCGATTTCAACGCAAGCTCTCTGCAAGTGTGGACATTGCGAAAAATCACGACAAAGTAAAGGAGAGTTTAGATGGCAATCACAGGCGAGCGAAAGAGTTGAGAGAAAGGCAAGGTAGAAATCCTGACGACAACGAAGCAAGGATGTCTCTCAGACAGTTGCGTTGTTTAAGTGCGAGTCCGAAACCTCCATTGCCAAAATTCAGAAGAGCAAAATCATGCGAACCACCCCAAGAGAGCAGAGGGGTATTCTACAGCGATAGTTACACGGCTAATGCATGGTTAGACATGCCCCCAAGACCTATGACCGCTTTGGAGAAAAGGAACAGAATGTGGGAAAGACAACTTAAGACAGTGACTCAAAGATTAAATCGCGCTCGCAGTGCGCCAGCTAGAACGTCTTACTACAAAGTTCCCGAGTTTAGCTCACTGCAAAGCAATGTTCGTGGTGATGTTCGCGATAAACAAATTAACCAAAAACAGCGCCGTAGAGCTCCGACAAATGTAGAGATAGATTTGGAGTATTTTCGTCGCGTGAGAGAAAAAGAGCTTCATTTTCAGCGTCAAGCCGTTAATACTTTTCTAAAGAGTATTGAGCCGCTAGAGTTGATTCCTTGGACACCAGGCTATGAATCTGCAGATAATAACAACGAAGGAGAGAATAAGATAGTTTTGTCGACACTTGCGACGAGCAAACAAGATTTGAACGGCAACGAAAGTCGTCAAAGAACTCGCTCAGTTAGTTCAGCACAAAACACAGGAGATCTTGCGCGCTTGGGAAGACAAGAGAGCTTGATAAGTGGTAGTGCTAAtgtaattaacaaaaaaataccGGTGAATGCCTGGACATAA
- the LOC140947211 gene encoding uncharacterized protein, translated as MAYVVPERNHISPFNILLGTISSQLSRENIHKIKISLRGHVNKELLGKLKGGFDLIHILQDRGLVTEKKLSFLRKLLQDCELPSLIDLLDEYKQAMHLMNGQSKEGDHSALKARRINALQRLMTRQLEDLANCAARGEDLKKSLEEKQMLVDTQKEIIIVGQEAIDSITEQREVAIQERSVVEERAQENEAMLEAQEKELNEIQSMLGAKEKKFKEKSWGKVDTRKNVFESVLNKHSKEKANRTIETLSKQKDEKQETLNKTIKSVDDIRKQLLERRSYVRQCSEAVFLKTKELAGVDQIILETIEDVRKLKQQIRQNEFELFDLKQQVEETQDELERTKRDGIANKAFKIPLWRLETVNKPKSKVLKYSDVLPENSYSLGSPGMRSVPLQFDFPCCVASYKGHIYAADRNNCRVLVLDPVGELIRQPIEFGNTGPVAIDVNKRGNIVATDSQIIKVFSSDGALSHNFLPVYSKKDKRPEISALTLDRDGNILVADRPNHRIQKFRIDGHFLGFIGGSMYLQYPSGVAVTKSNDVIISECERHQLKLFREYSKSFTVIGRSGAGKDQLMNPRGLAVDNVGNILVADSLNHRIQVIDPEGNFIASFGRLGSSPGCLDTPYAVAVNRCGHVIVADSGNHRITCFT; from the exons ATGGCGTACGTTGTGCCTGAACGCAACCATATTTCACCGTTTAACATTTTGCTAGGAACAATTTCCAGTCAGCTCAGTCGCGAAAATATACACAAGATTAAGATTTCACTTCGCGGACATGTCAACAAAGAACTGCTAGGTAAACTAAAAGGTGGCTTCGATTTGATTCATATTCTACAAGACCGCGGTCTAGTTACCGAGAAAAAGCTGTCCTTCTTGCGGAAACTCTTGCAAGACTGCGAATTGCCTTCGTTGATAGATCTACTAGATGAGTACAAGCAAGCAATGCACCTTATGAATGGTCAATCTAAAGAAG GTGATCACAGTGCACTTAAGGCTCGCAGGATAAACGCTTTGCAAAGGCTAATGACAAGGCAGCTGGAAGATTTGGCGAACTGCGCGGCAAGAGGCGAGGATTTAAAAAAGTCCTTGGAAGAGAAACAAATGTTGGTTGACACgcagaaagaaataataatcGTTGGTCAGGAAGCTATCGACAGCATCACAGAACAGCGGGAAGTGGCGATACAAGAAAGGAGTGTTGTTGAGGAGAGAGCTCAAGAAAACGAAGCCATGCTTGAGGCACAGGAAAAGGAACTCAACGAAATTCAGAGTATGTTAGGAGCAAAGGagaagaaattcaaagaaaaatcgTGGGGAAAGGTAGATACGAgaaaaaacgtctttgaaaGTGTTTTGAATAAACACTCTAAAGAAAAGGCGAACAGGACAATAGAGACTCTTAGTAaacaaaaagatgaaaaacaagaaacactAAATAAAACTATCAAGTCTGTGGATGATATTCGAAAGCAGCTGTTGGAAAGACGAAGTTATGTTCGACAGTGTAGCGAGGCAGTTTTTCTTAAAACCAAAGAGCTAGCTGGagttgatcaaattattttggAGACGATAGAAGACGTTAGGAAATTGAAACAGCAAATTCGGCAAAACGAGTTTGAATTGTTTGATCTTAAACAGCAAGTCGAGGAAACACAAGACGAGCTGGAGCGAACCAAGAGAGACGGAATTGctaataaagcttttaaaattccATTGTGGAGGTTAGAGACAGTTAACAAGCCAAAATCAAAG gtgtTGAAATACTCTGATGTTCTCCCCGAAAATTCCTATTCTCTTGGCTCTCCGGGCATGCGCAGTGTCCCTCTTCAGTTCGACTTCCCATGCTGCGTAGCAAGTTACAAAGGGCACATCTATGCCGCTGACCGCAATAACTGTCGTGTCTTAGTGTTAGACCCTGTTGGGGAACTAATTCGCCAACCAATAGAATTCGGAAACACGGGACCCGTGGCTATTGACGTTAATAAACGAGGGAACATTGTAGCCACAGATTCTCAGATAATTAAAGTTTTTAGCTCCGATGGTGCCCTGTCCCATAATTTTCTTCCAGTCTACAGTAAAAAGGACAAACGTCCAGAAATATCTGCTTTGACCCTAGACCGCGATGGAAATATTCTAGTGGCGGACAGACCAAATCACAGAATACAGAAATTTCGAATCGACGGACATTTCCTCGGCTTCATTGGTGGTTCCATGTATCTGCAGTATCCCAGCGGTGTAGCCGTCACAAAATCGAATGACGTCATCATTTCGGAATGCGAGAGACATCAACTTAAACTCTTTCGTGAATATTCAAAGTCGTTTACAGTCATCGGTCGAAGCGGGGCTGGAAAAGATCAATTAATGAACCCTAGGGGACTAGCTGTAGATAACGTGGGAAATATTCTAGTAGCTGATAGCTTGAATCACCGTATTCAAGTGATTGATCCAGAGGGAAATTTCATCGCTAGTTTTGGAAGGCTGGGTTCAAGTCCCGGCTGCTTGGATACCCCGTATGCAGTAGCTGTCAATCGTTGTGGCCACGTGATAGTTGCAGACAGTGGCAATCATCGAATAACATGTTTTACGTAG
- the LOC140949259 gene encoding dynein axonemal assembly factor 6-like isoform X1, protein MAFDPSGIAALSELLKSPEEDDDSSDDEKKPGKKLVATANPGSIGPPKKIEKPGCLPESKEATDSRDIWSEAEIPEGGHGEDEFDPRPAPEYEMVFKQAVTTEDMYLQMTGRNPSTASCEDLVIKIKLPDTEYNDVNLDVTDTFLDCRTPKYKLGVHLPHPVDSKNGKAQWDKDRELLTVTVQLVREYDFLTK, encoded by the exons ATGGCGTTTGACCCGAGTGGGATTGCAGCACTTTCCGAACTGTTAAAATCACCAGAAGAGGACGACGATAGCTCTGAT GACGAAAAAAAGCCAGGAAAGAAACTCGTTGCTACGGCGAACCCGGGAAGTATAGGCCCGCCGAAAAAGATAGAAAAACCTG GATGCCTTCCAGAGTCAAAGGAAGCAACAGACAGCAGGGATATTTGGAGTGAAGCAGAGATACCAGAGGGAGGTCATGGTGAGGATGAATTTGACCCAAGACCAGCCCCAGA GTATGAAATGGTGTTCAAGCAAGCAGTGACTACAGAGGATATGTATCTACAGATGACTGGCAGAAATCCATCTACTGCAAGCTGTGAAGATTTAGTG ATAAAAATCAAGCTTCCAGATACAGAGTACAATGATGTTAATTTGGATGTCACAGACACATTTCTCGACTGCAGAACTCCTAAATA CAAACTTGGTGTACATCTTCCCCACCCAGTGGACAGTAAAAATGGCAAAGCACAGTGGGACAAAGACAGGGAGCTACTAACAGTCACAGTGCAACTTGTTCGAGAATATGACTTCCTCACAAAGTGA
- the LOC140949259 gene encoding dynein axonemal assembly factor 6-like isoform X2 yields MAFDPSGIAALSELLKSPEEDDDSSDDEKKPGKKLVATANPGSIGPPKKIEKPESKEATDSRDIWSEAEIPEGGHGEDEFDPRPAPEYEMVFKQAVTTEDMYLQMTGRNPSTASCEDLVIKIKLPDTEYNDVNLDVTDTFLDCRTPKYKLGVHLPHPVDSKNGKAQWDKDRELLTVTVQLVREYDFLTK; encoded by the exons ATGGCGTTTGACCCGAGTGGGATTGCAGCACTTTCCGAACTGTTAAAATCACCAGAAGAGGACGACGATAGCTCTGAT GACGAAAAAAAGCCAGGAAAGAAACTCGTTGCTACGGCGAACCCGGGAAGTATAGGCCCGCCGAAAAAGATAGAAAAACCTG AGTCAAAGGAAGCAACAGACAGCAGGGATATTTGGAGTGAAGCAGAGATACCAGAGGGAGGTCATGGTGAGGATGAATTTGACCCAAGACCAGCCCCAGA GTATGAAATGGTGTTCAAGCAAGCAGTGACTACAGAGGATATGTATCTACAGATGACTGGCAGAAATCCATCTACTGCAAGCTGTGAAGATTTAGTG ATAAAAATCAAGCTTCCAGATACAGAGTACAATGATGTTAATTTGGATGTCACAGACACATTTCTCGACTGCAGAACTCCTAAATA CAAACTTGGTGTACATCTTCCCCACCCAGTGGACAGTAAAAATGGCAAAGCACAGTGGGACAAAGACAGGGAGCTACTAACAGTCACAGTGCAACTTGTTCGAGAATATGACTTCCTCACAAAGTGA